A genomic segment from Propionibacteriaceae bacterium ZF39 encodes:
- a CDS encoding DUF4062 domain-containing protein, producing the protein MPYVATVLRVMIASPSDVPEARDAVEKAVHGWNDANARNKSVILQPWRWETSAVPVMGAHPQKLINAQGVDDSDIVFALFGGRLGSPTPDAISGTAEEVDRALELGKPVHLYFSTAPLPNDIDTAQLDALRAFKKDMQDRGLLGEFSNPEQLNHEVWKAIEHDIVTLKIDSTPAAPSQPGGVDFLVQPHQEREVSGVNSKGAPRYTTKHWLDITNTGDRDAEGVVFESVGEDSAMFVAGPDGATTIHRGQTRRLPVMFTFGGSGDPVLRIQWVEDNENKHRDFHVG; encoded by the coding sequence ATGCCCTATGTCGCCACCGTGTTGCGCGTGATGATCGCCTCGCCCTCAGACGTGCCTGAGGCTCGCGACGCCGTCGAGAAGGCGGTGCATGGCTGGAACGACGCGAACGCGAGGAACAAGAGCGTGATCCTGCAGCCGTGGAGGTGGGAGACTTCGGCAGTCCCCGTCATGGGCGCTCATCCGCAGAAGCTCATCAACGCGCAAGGGGTCGATGATTCTGACATCGTGTTCGCGCTGTTCGGTGGACGACTCGGTTCACCAACGCCTGATGCCATTTCGGGAACGGCCGAGGAAGTGGACCGGGCGCTGGAGCTGGGCAAGCCGGTCCATCTGTACTTCTCGACCGCCCCGCTGCCGAACGACATCGATACCGCGCAGCTCGACGCCCTCCGTGCCTTCAAGAAGGACATGCAAGATCGCGGACTGCTCGGCGAGTTCAGCAACCCCGAGCAGCTTAATCACGAGGTCTGGAAGGCGATCGAGCACGACATCGTCACCCTGAAAATCGACTCGACCCCTGCCGCACCGTCGCAGCCCGGCGGAGTGGACTTCCTGGTGCAGCCGCATCAAGAGCGCGAGGTCTCGGGAGTGAATTCGAAGGGTGCTCCGCGCTACACGACAAAGCACTGGCTCGACATCACCAACACCGGCGACCGCGATGCGGAAGGCGTCGTGTTCGAGAGCGTCGGCGAAGACAGCGCCATGTTCGTCGCAGGGCCGGACGGAGCGACAACCATTCACCGAGGCCAGACCCGACGCCTACCCGTGATGTTCACCTTCGGAGGCTCTGGCGATCCCGTACTTCGTATCCAATGGGTTGAGGACAATGAGAACAAGCATCGAGACTTCCACGTTGGGTAA
- a CDS encoding TraM recognition domain-containing protein: MIGLVVLFGIALMLRGAGSVAAWLTGTSQPTGGPASGIGVLFDPGDPAAALGAPGLSPVVYWIVASLLLASLVTGGVWAWSRLRRHTHRIEQDPRRMAGVATRSEVNTAASEKALLRRAGNLRPGLSNPRPQDVGYRLGVSKGAGVWASVEDSIMVIGPPRSGKGLHLVIPAILDAPGAVVATSTRPDNLTATMRARRRIGPVAIFDPQHLAEGLPAGMRWSPIRGCESPQTAMIRATGLAAGTGLSAGGVDGGGFWEGKTRAALQSLLHAAAIDNRPPAELFRWTLDPTAAADAVAILTSSPLAATGWAESLEAMIDSDPRTRDSIWQGVSLALGSLADPRVLDAVSPGPGEGFDPEQFIQNKGTLFLLATGSGAGASAALVAALVEDLIETARRLAARSPGARLEPPLLLALDEIANLSPLPSLPTLMAEGGGSGITTMPVLQSLAQARDKWNEHQAGAIWDASIVKVILGGASNSRDLQDLSALVGERDEYTDSVTLGDHGTRSNQRSVRRVPIFPPDRIRRLPFGTGIVLLRSAPPIVTDLHPWPKRPDATQLTADRAEIEALLRRTD; this comes from the coding sequence ATGATCGGGCTGGTCGTGCTGTTCGGCATTGCTCTTATGCTCCGTGGCGCCGGATCGGTCGCGGCATGGCTCACGGGCACGAGCCAGCCGACCGGCGGGCCTGCCTCGGGGATCGGGGTGCTGTTCGATCCCGGAGACCCCGCGGCAGCCCTCGGTGCGCCCGGCCTGAGCCCGGTCGTCTACTGGATCGTCGCGAGCCTGCTGCTCGCCAGCCTCGTCACCGGCGGGGTCTGGGCCTGGTCGCGGCTGCGCCGGCACACACACCGGATCGAGCAGGACCCGCGTCGGATGGCCGGTGTCGCTACTCGCTCGGAGGTCAACACTGCCGCGTCTGAAAAGGCGCTGCTGCGCCGAGCAGGAAACCTCCGGCCCGGACTGAGCAACCCCCGTCCGCAGGACGTGGGCTACCGGCTGGGTGTCTCCAAGGGCGCAGGCGTGTGGGCGAGTGTGGAGGACTCGATCATGGTCATCGGCCCGCCCCGAAGCGGCAAAGGCCTGCACCTGGTGATCCCCGCGATCCTCGACGCTCCCGGCGCGGTCGTGGCCACGAGCACCCGCCCGGACAACCTGACCGCGACGATGCGCGCCCGGCGTCGGATCGGGCCGGTCGCGATCTTCGACCCCCAACACTTGGCGGAGGGTCTGCCTGCGGGGATGCGGTGGTCACCGATCCGTGGGTGCGAGTCGCCGCAAACGGCGATGATCCGCGCCACCGGGCTCGCCGCCGGCACCGGACTGTCCGCCGGCGGAGTCGATGGTGGCGGGTTCTGGGAGGGCAAGACCCGGGCCGCTTTGCAATCGCTGCTGCACGCAGCAGCGATCGACAACCGGCCGCCTGCCGAGCTGTTCCGTTGGACGCTCGACCCGACCGCAGCGGCCGATGCCGTGGCGATCCTGACCAGTTCCCCGCTGGCGGCGACCGGGTGGGCGGAATCGTTAGAGGCGATGATCGACTCCGACCCGCGCACCCGCGACTCCATCTGGCAGGGCGTCTCCCTGGCGCTCGGCTCGCTGGCCGACCCGCGGGTGCTTGATGCCGTCTCACCCGGCCCCGGCGAGGGCTTCGACCCCGAGCAGTTCATCCAGAACAAAGGCACCCTGTTCCTGCTGGCTACCGGGTCCGGGGCCGGCGCATCCGCGGCGCTGGTGGCCGCCCTCGTGGAAGACCTCATCGAGACCGCACGACGCCTCGCCGCCCGCTCACCCGGCGCCCGACTCGAGCCGCCCCTGCTGCTGGCGCTGGACGAGATAGCCAACCTCAGCCCGCTGCCGTCGCTTCCAACGCTGATGGCGGAAGGGGGCGGGTCGGGCATCACGACCATGCCCGTCCTACAAAGCCTCGCCCAAGCCAGGGACAAGTGGAACGAGCACCAGGCCGGCGCGATCTGGGACGCCTCGATCGTCAAGGTGATCCTCGGCGGCGCATCCAACAGCCGTGACCTGCAAGACCTGTCCGCGCTCGTCGGGGAACGCGACGAGTACACCGACTCCGTGACCCTCGGCGATCACGGCACCCGCTCCAACCAGCGATCCGTCAGGCGGGTGCCGATCTTCCCGCCTGACCGTATCCGCCGGCTCCCGTTCGGGACCGGGATCGTGCTGCTGCGCTCGGCACCACCGATCGTCACCGACCTGCACCCGTGGCCCAAGCGCCCCGACGCCACCCAGCTCACCGCCGACCGCGCCGAGATCGAAGCACTGCTGCGTCGCACTGACTGA
- the cmx gene encoding chloramphenicol efflux MFS transporter Cmx produces MPFALYMLALAVFVMGTSEFMLAGLLPAIATELDVSVGTAGLLTSAFAVGMVVGAPVMAAFARRWPPRLTLIVCLLVFAGSHVIGAMTPVFSLLLITRVLSALANAGFLAVALSTATTLVPANQKGRALSILLSGTTIATVVGVPAGALLGTALGWRTTFWAIAILCIPAAVGVIRGVTNNVGRSETSATSPRLRVELSQLATPRLILAMVLGALINGGTFAAFTFLAPIVTETAGLAEAWVSVALVMFGIGSFLGVTIAGRLSDQRPGLVLAVGGPLLLTGWIVLAVVASHPVALIVLVLVQGFLSFGVGSTLITRVLYAASGAPTMGGSYATAALNIGAAAGPVLGALGLATGLGLLAPVWVASVLTAIALVIMLLTRRALTKTAAEAN; encoded by the coding sequence ATGCCTTTTGCCCTCTACATGCTTGCCCTGGCGGTCTTCGTCATGGGCACTTCAGAATTCATGCTCGCGGGATTGCTCCCCGCGATCGCGACCGAACTTGACGTCTCGGTCGGCACTGCGGGCCTGCTGACCTCCGCATTCGCAGTCGGTATGGTCGTCGGCGCGCCAGTGATGGCGGCATTCGCTCGCCGTTGGCCACCGCGGCTCACATTGATCGTTTGCCTTCTCGTGTTCGCGGGAAGCCACGTCATCGGAGCGATGACACCAGTGTTCTCTCTCCTGCTCATCACCCGGGTGCTCAGCGCTCTCGCAAACGCAGGATTCCTCGCCGTAGCACTGAGCACGGCCACTACCCTCGTGCCAGCGAACCAGAAGGGGCGTGCACTGTCGATCCTGCTCTCCGGCACGACGATCGCAACCGTCGTGGGCGTCCCCGCCGGGGCACTGCTCGGCACAGCGCTGGGCTGGCGAACGACGTTCTGGGCGATCGCCATCCTCTGTATTCCCGCGGCCGTTGGAGTCATTCGTGGCGTCACGAACAATGTTGGTCGGAGCGAGACTAGCGCGACCTCACCAAGGCTCCGTGTCGAGCTCAGCCAGTTGGCGACGCCGCGGCTCATCCTGGCCATGGTACTCGGAGCGCTGATCAACGGAGGGACCTTTGCGGCATTCACCTTCCTGGCACCCATCGTGACCGAGACCGCGGGCTTGGCCGAAGCGTGGGTGTCCGTCGCGCTGGTGATGTTCGGCATCGGATCGTTCCTTGGCGTCACGATCGCAGGACGACTATCAGATCAACGACCTGGCCTCGTGCTCGCAGTCGGCGGACCGCTATTGCTGACAGGCTGGATCGTGTTGGCAGTGGTCGCATCTCATCCCGTCGCGCTTATCGTCCTCGTCCTCGTTCAGGGATTCCTGTCGTTCGGCGTCGGCAGTACTCTGATCACGCGTGTGCTGTATGCAGCATCGGGTGCGCCAACGATGGGCGGTTCGTACGCAACCGCAGCATTGAATATCGGAGCTGCAGCGGGGCCCGTGCTTGGTGCGCTCGGGCTCGCGACCGGGCTGGGGCTGCTCGCGCCGGTTTGGGTCGCTTCGGTGCTGACAGCGATCGCTCTCGTCATCATGCTTCTCACCAGACGCGCGCTTACGAAGACCGCGGCGGAGGCCAATTGA
- a CDS encoding ATP-binding protein, whose product MSRDEKLHTAVLVAPASERRRLRKARKEAAARLIAEQRQVEKETSRAKAEAERAERRATVYLPSAGEPGPATLRSPGRFRLPRHQDTSAVLAGQYPFLAEAGLGSAGMFIGQDLYSGSSFVYDPWVLYQRGIITAPNLILAGIVGSGKSSLAKSLYTRSLPFGYRVYVPGDPKGEHSGVAEAVGGKAIILGHGMGNRLNPLDEGYRPGGLSDQEWATTLAARRRDLLGALTETVLDRPLAPLEHTAIDTALAGAVRDAEVPILPMVVDRLLRPDPADDPDGRLTEDGRLVGHALRRLVLGDLSGLFDGPSTVKFDPSLPMVSLDLSRVTENSTLISVLMTCSSAWMEAALLDPNGGRRWVIYDEAWRLMSHPALLRRMDAHWRLARHYGLANLLVFHKLTDLENVGDLGSANRALANSLLANAETRIVYRQETDQLGPTAAALGLTGTEQRLLPGLGTGQGLWRIKDRSFVVQHQLHPAELAAFDTTARMTGNVV is encoded by the coding sequence GTGAGCCGGGACGAGAAGCTGCACACCGCCGTCCTCGTCGCTCCCGCCTCGGAGCGACGCCGGCTACGCAAGGCCCGGAAGGAGGCCGCCGCACGCCTGATAGCCGAGCAACGCCAAGTGGAGAAGGAAACGTCGCGTGCGAAGGCTGAGGCCGAGCGCGCCGAGCGTCGCGCCACCGTCTACCTGCCATCGGCAGGTGAGCCCGGTCCGGCAACGCTCCGCTCGCCCGGCCGGTTCCGGCTGCCCCGGCATCAGGACACCAGCGCCGTGCTCGCCGGGCAGTACCCGTTTCTCGCCGAGGCCGGGCTGGGGTCAGCCGGCATGTTCATCGGCCAAGACCTCTACTCAGGCTCATCGTTCGTCTACGACCCGTGGGTGCTCTACCAGCGGGGCATCATCACCGCTCCGAACCTGATCCTGGCGGGCATCGTGGGCTCCGGGAAGTCCTCGCTCGCCAAGAGCCTCTATACCCGGTCCTTGCCCTTCGGGTACCGCGTCTATGTGCCCGGCGATCCGAAAGGTGAGCACAGCGGCGTCGCGGAGGCCGTGGGCGGGAAGGCGATCATCCTCGGGCACGGGATGGGCAACCGTCTCAACCCCTTGGATGAGGGCTACCGGCCCGGCGGCCTCTCGGATCAGGAGTGGGCTACGACCCTCGCCGCGCGGCGCCGTGATCTGCTCGGCGCGCTCACCGAGACCGTGCTGGATCGACCGCTGGCGCCTCTCGAACATACCGCGATCGACACCGCACTCGCGGGAGCGGTGCGCGATGCCGAGGTGCCGATCCTCCCGATGGTGGTCGACCGGCTGCTGCGTCCCGACCCGGCTGACGACCCGGACGGACGGCTCACCGAAGACGGCCGCCTCGTCGGGCACGCTCTGCGCCGCCTCGTCCTTGGTGACCTCAGCGGACTGTTCGATGGCCCATCGACGGTGAAGTTCGATCCGTCTCTCCCGATGGTGAGCCTCGACCTGTCGCGGGTCACCGAGAACAGCACCCTGATTTCGGTTCTGATGACCTGCTCATCGGCGTGGATGGAAGCCGCGCTGCTCGACCCCAACGGCGGCCGCCGCTGGGTGATCTACGACGAAGCGTGGAGGCTCATGTCCCACCCGGCGCTGCTGCGCCGGATGGACGCGCACTGGCGGCTCGCCAGGCACTACGGGCTGGCGAATCTTCTGGTGTTCCACAAGCTCACCGATTTGGAGAACGTCGGCGACCTGGGCTCAGCAAACCGGGCACTGGCGAACAGTCTCCTGGCGAACGCCGAGACCCGGATCGTGTACCGGCAGGAGACCGATCAGCTCGGTCCCACTGCGGCCGCGCTCGGCCTCACCGGCACCGAACAGCGCCTCTTGCCCGGACTCGGCACCGGGCAGGGACTCTGGCGCATCAAGGACCGCTCCTTCGTGGTTCAGCACCAGCTCCACCCTGCTGAGCTGGCCGCCTTCGACACCACAGCGCGCATGACCGGCAACGTTGTCTAG
- a CDS encoding tyrosine-type recombinase/integrase — protein MPRRAEPQPTAAPKPVPPIGVKLSTDMERRSYGIRARARWTDPTTKRRVIRSEIVPDEAAAHAFFDQLRNSSTKGMDVSMTLLEFVTSIGDRWARGLDPTSTGETYGYGLKLRVLPALGHLPVTQITAGIIDRTIDEWEQRHGASTIKNSIAPLVRVLDEAVRDGLIQINPAKNRAKRSLNRNAFRGQSAEQSSPRAHAIPDMKTLNRLAKACGKVHQSYSDFVMLAALLAARSSEVSGLQVGDVDFGKNLVVIRRQVFPGKGGLVTKPTKSRKERRVPILEPLRPVLERLTEGKRSEDSLLVGPKGGYLTTATVRDATDWDSIVAKLGLPDLTRHGLRHTGATWMADAGIPLHVLQDILGHASMETTRGYLHPDDRHLASAAEQANAFLSAAGQRKQARRSGPSARRL, from the coding sequence ATGCCGCGGAGAGCTGAGCCCCAGCCGACCGCTGCGCCTAAGCCGGTGCCGCCGATCGGGGTGAAGCTGTCCACGGACATGGAGCGTCGTTCCTACGGCATCCGCGCCCGAGCCCGGTGGACCGACCCGACCACCAAGCGCCGTGTCATCCGGTCGGAGATCGTGCCCGACGAGGCCGCGGCGCACGCCTTCTTCGACCAGCTCCGCAACTCATCGACCAAGGGCATGGACGTGTCGATGACGCTGTTGGAGTTCGTCACCTCTATAGGCGACCGGTGGGCGCGGGGCCTGGACCCGACTTCCACAGGCGAGACCTACGGGTACGGGCTCAAACTGCGGGTGTTGCCTGCGCTCGGGCACCTGCCCGTCACCCAGATCACCGCGGGGATCATCGACCGCACCATTGATGAATGGGAGCAACGCCACGGAGCGTCGACCATCAAGAACTCCATCGCGCCGCTGGTCCGCGTGCTCGATGAAGCGGTCCGGGACGGGCTGATCCAGATCAACCCCGCCAAGAACCGCGCCAAGCGGAGCCTGAACCGCAACGCCTTCCGCGGCCAGTCCGCCGAACAGTCCTCCCCGCGGGCGCACGCGATCCCAGACATGAAGACCCTCAACCGGCTCGCCAAGGCGTGCGGAAAGGTGCACCAGTCCTACAGCGACTTCGTGATGCTCGCCGCGCTGCTGGCCGCACGGTCCTCGGAGGTGTCCGGATTGCAGGTCGGAGACGTGGACTTCGGCAAGAACCTCGTCGTGATCCGCAGGCAGGTCTTCCCCGGCAAGGGCGGCCTGGTGACCAAGCCGACCAAGAGCCGCAAAGAGCGCCGGGTGCCGATCCTCGAACCGCTCCGGCCGGTGCTGGAACGCCTCACCGAAGGCAAGCGGTCCGAAGACTCGTTGCTGGTCGGCCCGAAGGGCGGCTACCTCACCACCGCGACCGTCCGCGACGCCACCGACTGGGACAGCATCGTCGCGAAGCTCGGACTACCCGACCTCACCCGGCATGGCCTGCGCCACACCGGGGCGACCTGGATGGCCGACGCCGGCATCCCGCTACACGTCCTCCAAGACATCCTCGGGCACGCCTCGATGGAAACCACCCGCGGCTACCTCCACCCCGACGACCGGCACCTCGCCTCGGCAGCCGAGCAGGCCAACGCCTTCCTTTCCGCCGCCGGACAGCGCAAGCAAGCTCGGCGCAGCGGCCCCTCAGCCAGGCGCCTGTAA
- a CDS encoding DUF4145 domain-containing protein — MAVDPALSELARPIEDGQPWPRPACPKCQTGYIGFSTPTEDEGHDSASARDHPAFEPEWISGTFVVRGQCENPECRQAVHGTGDYRVDYSRRSNREDFEYQGIAYSSYYTVTHLHPPMLMMPIPKSAPDEVREGVLRASRVLFADPGLAATALRATVERFLTSEGISATRPTGQFRNAHERIEEWRDADPDRPAVADLFFAVKWLGNVGTHEDSDLTAMEVLDGARVLDEAFHRLFTGPDIDAQARTINAAKGPSRQP; from the coding sequence ATGGCTGTCGACCCCGCACTTTCCGAGCTCGCTCGTCCGATTGAGGACGGCCAGCCGTGGCCGCGGCCTGCTTGCCCCAAGTGCCAGACCGGATACATCGGCTTCTCGACGCCCACCGAGGATGAAGGACACGACTCGGCTTCCGCGCGCGACCACCCTGCGTTCGAGCCGGAGTGGATTTCCGGCACGTTTGTCGTCCGCGGTCAGTGCGAGAATCCCGAGTGCCGACAGGCTGTGCACGGCACGGGTGACTACCGCGTGGACTACTCCCGCAGGTCGAATCGCGAGGATTTCGAGTATCAAGGCATCGCCTATTCCTCGTACTACACCGTGACGCATTTGCATCCGCCGATGCTGATGATGCCGATCCCGAAGTCGGCACCCGACGAAGTGCGAGAGGGTGTGCTACGCGCGTCTCGCGTGCTTTTCGCTGATCCTGGTCTGGCCGCAACAGCGCTGCGTGCCACGGTGGAACGGTTCTTGACCTCAGAAGGTATCTCTGCGACGCGACCAACTGGGCAGTTTCGGAACGCACACGAACGTATCGAAGAGTGGCGGGATGCCGACCCGGACCGTCCAGCGGTGGCTGATCTCTTCTTCGCCGTCAAATGGCTCGGAAACGTCGGCACGCATGAGGACTCGGACCTAACCGCTATGGAGGTGCTGGACGGGGCCAGAGTGCTCGACGAGGCTTTCCACCGACTCTTCACTGGCCCGGACATTGATGCCCAAGCACGAACTATAAACGCGGCCAAGGGGCCTTCGCGGCAACCCTGA
- a CDS encoding IS481-like element IS5564 family transposase, with amino-acid sequence MTHPNALLTPRARLRLARLIVEDGYPATIAAKMFMVSPITARKWAGRYREEGEFGMQDRSSKPHRIPGRTPEHVKKKIINLRWRLRLGPAQIAARLGLSTSTVHAVLVRCRVNRLSHIDRVTGEPLRRYEHPHPGSLIHVDVTKFGNIPDGGGHRYVGRQQGARNKLATPGLPRGKDHKPRTGTAFVHTVIDDHSRVAYAEIWSDEQASTAVGVLERAVAWFAERGVTVERVLSDNGSAYRSHAWRDFCARLGIRHKRTRPYRPQTNGKIERFHRTLGDGWAYARFYGSEAERRLALPGWLHFYNHHRHHSAIGGVPFDRLNNVPGHHI; translated from the coding sequence ATGACCCATCCGAACGCTCTTCTCACTCCTCGTGCCCGTCTCCGGTTAGCCCGGCTGATTGTCGAAGACGGCTATCCGGCCACGATCGCCGCAAAGATGTTCATGGTCTCCCCGATCACTGCCCGGAAATGGGCAGGCCGCTACCGGGAAGAGGGTGAGTTTGGGATGCAGGATCGCTCCAGCAAGCCGCACCGGATCCCAGGCAGGACGCCCGAGCATGTCAAGAAGAAGATCATCAACCTGCGCTGGCGGCTTCGACTGGGGCCAGCCCAGATCGCTGCGCGACTTGGTCTCTCGACGTCGACTGTTCACGCGGTCCTCGTCCGTTGCCGCGTGAACCGCCTCTCGCATATCGATCGTGTCACTGGCGAGCCATTGCGGCGATATGAGCATCCTCATCCGGGATCGTTGATTCATGTCGATGTCACGAAGTTCGGCAACATCCCCGACGGCGGTGGACATCGTTACGTAGGTCGGCAGCAAGGCGCACGGAACAAGCTCGCGACTCCGGGATTACCACGAGGAAAAGATCACAAGCCGCGCACCGGGACGGCGTTCGTTCACACAGTCATCGACGACCACTCCCGCGTCGCATACGCAGAAATCTGGTCGGATGAGCAGGCGAGCACAGCGGTGGGAGTTCTCGAACGCGCCGTGGCCTGGTTCGCCGAACGAGGCGTGACCGTCGAGCGAGTCCTATCCGACAACGGGTCGGCATACAGATCCCACGCATGGAGGGACTTCTGCGCTCGGCTCGGCATCCGACACAAGCGGACACGCCCCTACCGGCCGCAGACGAACGGGAAGATCGAGCGATTCCACCGCACGCTCGGGGACGGCTGGGCCTATGCCAGGTTTTACGGTTCAGAGGCCGAACGACGCCTGGCGCTGCCCGGCTGGCTCCACTTCTACAACCACCACCGACACCACTCTGCGATTGGCGGCGTACCCTTCGACCGACTCAACAACGTCCCTGGACATCACATCTAG
- a CDS encoding GntR family transcriptional regulator — protein sequence MLTIEGPIASSAELLTHVVSRIESGEWMAGDRLPSVRRLAEQLGLAPNTVAKAYRELEAAGWVHTAGRRGTLVASREAGDVEGQALALARAYAREMRGLGLTPEAMVSYLNRALVQAE from the coding sequence GTGTTGACCATCGAGGGCCCCATCGCATCGTCTGCGGAACTGCTGACCCACGTCGTGTCGCGGATCGAGTCCGGTGAATGGATGGCGGGGGACCGGTTGCCGAGCGTACGCCGGCTCGCCGAGCAGCTGGGTCTGGCCCCGAACACCGTTGCCAAGGCCTATCGCGAACTCGAAGCGGCCGGCTGGGTCCACACGGCCGGGCGCCGGGGCACCCTCGTCGCGAGCCGTGAGGCCGGAGATGTCGAGGGACAGGCACTCGCCCTGGCGCGGGCGTACGCCCGGGAGATGCGGGGACTGGGACTGACCCCCGAGGCGATGGTGAGCTATCTCAATCGGGCCCTCGTGCAGGCCGAATAA
- a CDS encoding helix-turn-helix domain-containing protein, producing the protein MSDNGPLVVSPLMHSREVAAYLKVSESTLSRWRSAGTGPPFLRLGGIARYRLDAVDRWLAELEHDHAAES; encoded by the coding sequence ATGAGCGACAACGGACCACTCGTGGTGTCACCCCTGATGCACAGCCGCGAGGTCGCGGCGTACTTGAAGGTCTCCGAGTCGACGTTGTCACGGTGGCGCTCGGCCGGGACCGGACCGCCGTTCCTGCGCCTCGGCGGGATCGCCCGGTACCGGCTCGATGCGGTGGATCGCTGGCTGGCCGAGCTCGAACACGACCATGCCGCGGAGAGCTGA